A part of Streptomyces sp. NBC_01497 genomic DNA contains:
- a CDS encoding ABC transporter permease, which yields MTRYLIRRVIGALVVLIVLSIVIYAAFYVAPGDPARLSCGIKCSPAQVEQVRQRLGVDAPVYLQYAHLLQGIVAGRDFSTGTGVLHCHAPCLGVSYRTGEQVTSMIGTRLPVTASLALGAMVLWLALGVGTGLMSALRRGRFTERALTGLTLAGNAMPVFVIGLLLLVLFCSTLQWLPFPDYVSLTTDPQQWFWGLLLPWVSLALIESAKYARLTRSSMLETLAEDHIRTFRAYGVSERRLVTRHALRGALTPVIALSALDLGTMFGSAVLTESLFGLPGLGRLLVESVSQIDLPVVVGLVMVTGFCVVVANAGADLLYAVIDRRVVLQ from the coding sequence ATGACGCGCTATCTGATCCGGCGGGTGATCGGGGCGCTCGTCGTCCTGATCGTGCTGTCGATCGTGATCTACGCGGCGTTCTACGTCGCCCCGGGCGATCCCGCCCGGCTCTCGTGCGGGATCAAGTGCAGCCCCGCACAGGTGGAGCAGGTCAGGCAGCGGCTCGGGGTGGACGCCCCCGTCTACCTGCAGTACGCGCACCTCCTGCAGGGCATCGTCGCCGGGCGCGACTTCTCCACCGGTACCGGCGTGCTGCACTGCCACGCACCGTGCCTGGGCGTCTCGTACCGCACGGGCGAGCAGGTCACGTCCATGATCGGCACGCGGCTCCCGGTGACGGCCTCGCTGGCGCTCGGCGCGATGGTGCTGTGGCTGGCGCTCGGCGTCGGCACGGGGCTGATGTCCGCCCTACGGCGCGGCCGGTTCACCGAGCGGGCCCTGACGGGACTGACGCTGGCGGGCAACGCCATGCCGGTGTTCGTGATCGGCCTGCTGCTGCTCGTGCTGTTCTGCTCGACGCTCCAGTGGCTGCCGTTCCCGGACTACGTGTCCCTGACGACGGATCCGCAGCAGTGGTTCTGGGGGCTGCTGCTGCCCTGGGTGTCGCTGGCGCTGATCGAGTCCGCGAAGTACGCCCGACTGACCCGCTCCTCGATGCTGGAGACGCTGGCGGAGGACCACATCAGGACGTTTCGCGCGTACGGGGTGAGCGAGCGGCGCCTCGTGACCCGGCACGCGCTGCGGGGCGCCCTCACCCCGGTGATCGCCCTCAGCGCACTGGATCTGGGCACGATGTTCGGGTCCGCCGTACTGACGGAGTCGCTGTTCGGGCTGCCGGGCCTCGGCCGGCTGCTCGTGGAGTCCGTGTCGCAGATCGACCTGCCGGTCGTGGTGGGCCTCGTGATGGTGACCGGGTTCTGTGTGGTGGTGGCGAACGCGGGCGCCGACCTGCTGTATGCCGTGATCGACCGACGGGTGGTGCTCCAGTGA
- a CDS encoding ABC transporter permease: MSTEQLLTGDPAAATPAAGARQVWGRLRAQPAALAGGAVLVLLLVVAIAAPLLASVEGQDPTTYHDALVNSASGGVPIGPFGGVSGTHWLGVEPGTGRDLFARLVYGAQVSLLVSVGATVVQVAIGLVVGLAAGLGNRLLDQVLAHTTDVMLALPTLVFAIALMAVVPAGFPRPLLLMLVIGLLGWGGTARVVRAQTLSLKSLDYVAAARLGGSGGWRVARRELLPPLAAPVVTYAALLLPSNVVSEAGLSFLGVGVRPPTSSWGQMLTSATTWFQADPMYVLLPSLMIFVTTLSFALLGDAVRTALDPRAASRLRIGGGRRDRKAARSAGQEAADSGREAAV; the protein is encoded by the coding sequence ATGAGCACAGAACAACTCCTCACGGGTGATCCGGCGGCGGCGACCCCCGCCGCCGGCGCCCGGCAGGTCTGGGGCCGGCTGCGCGCGCAGCCGGCCGCGCTCGCCGGCGGTGCCGTCCTCGTCCTGCTGCTCGTCGTCGCGATCGCGGCGCCGCTGCTCGCGAGCGTCGAGGGCCAGGACCCGACGACGTACCACGACGCACTGGTGAACTCCGCGTCCGGCGGCGTACCGATCGGTCCGTTCGGCGGGGTCAGTGGCACGCACTGGCTCGGTGTCGAACCCGGCACCGGCCGGGACCTGTTCGCCCGCCTCGTCTACGGGGCGCAGGTGTCGCTGCTGGTGTCGGTCGGCGCGACCGTCGTCCAGGTCGCGATCGGCCTGGTCGTCGGGCTGGCCGCGGGCCTCGGCAACCGGCTGCTCGACCAGGTGCTCGCGCACACCACGGACGTGATGCTCGCGCTGCCGACGCTGGTGTTCGCCATCGCGCTGATGGCGGTCGTACCGGCCGGCTTCCCGCGCCCACTGCTGCTGATGCTCGTCATCGGTCTGCTGGGCTGGGGTGGCACGGCCCGGGTGGTGCGTGCCCAGACGCTGAGTCTGAAGTCGCTGGACTACGTGGCGGCGGCCCGGCTCGGCGGGTCGGGCGGCTGGCGTGTGGCCCGCCGGGAACTGCTGCCTCCGCTGGCCGCTCCTGTGGTGACGTACGCGGCGCTGCTGCTGCCGTCCAACGTGGTCAGCGAGGCGGGCCTGTCGTTCCTCGGCGTCGGGGTCAGGCCCCCGACGTCGTCGTGGGGGCAGATGCTCACGTCGGCGACGACCTGGTTCCAGGCCGATCCGATGTACGTGCTGCTGCCGTCTTTGATGATCTTCGTGACGACACTGTCGTTCGCGCTGCTCGGTGACGCGGTCCGCACGGCGCTCGACCCGAGAGCGGCCTCACGTCTGCGGATCGGCGGCGGACGCCGTGACAGGAAGGCCGCGCGGTCGGCCGGCCAGGAAGCCGCGGACAGCGGTCGGGAGGCAGCCGTATGA